From the genome of Haemophilus parainfluenzae, one region includes:
- the nrdR gene encoding transcriptional regulator NrdR — MRCPFCSTEETKVIDSRLVSDGYQVRRRRECGNCHERFTTFETAELVVPKIIKNDGSREPFNEDKLRSGIQHALEKRPVSSDDVEKAISHIIIQLRATGEREVPSHLVGKLAMNELKELDKVAYIRFASVYLSFDNINEFTKEIESLKD; from the coding sequence ATGCGTTGTCCGTTTTGTTCAACTGAAGAAACTAAGGTAATTGACAGCCGTTTGGTTTCTGATGGGTATCAAGTGCGTCGTCGTCGGGAATGCGGGAATTGTCATGAACGCTTTACCACCTTTGAAACAGCCGAATTAGTGGTGCCAAAAATTATTAAAAATGATGGGTCACGCGAGCCGTTTAATGAAGATAAATTGCGTAGCGGCATTCAACATGCGTTAGAAAAACGCCCTGTAAGTTCCGATGATGTGGAAAAAGCCATCAGCCATATTATTATCCAATTACGTGCGACAGGTGAGCGCGAAGTGCCAAGTCATCTCGTGGGTAAATTAGCCATGAATGAGCTGAAAGAATTAGATAAAGTGGCGTATATCCGTTTTGCGTCCGTTTATTTGAGCTTTGATAATATCAATGAATTCACCAAAGAAATTGAAAGCTTAAAGGATTAG
- the suhB gene encoding inositol-1-monophosphatase has product MNPMLNIAIRAARRAGNVIAKNYERRDDIQTSKKGINDYVTSVDKAAEAEIIEIIQKSYPDHTIISEERGALEGKDSDIQWVIDPLDGTTNFVKGLPHFSVSIAIRVKNRTEVGVVYDPIRNELFTAVRGEGAKLNEVRLRVDSQNELNGAILATGFPFKQPSLMPTQFAIMNNLIDEAADFRRTGSAALDLCYVASGRVDGYFEMGLKPWDCAAGDLIVREAGGLVCDFNAGHGYLRSGNIVAAPARILKEMLNKIQPCLTEQVK; this is encoded by the coding sequence ATGAATCCAATGTTAAATATCGCGATTCGTGCGGCACGAAGAGCGGGCAACGTGATTGCTAAAAACTATGAACGCCGTGATGACATCCAAACAAGTAAAAAAGGTATTAATGATTATGTGACCAGCGTCGATAAAGCCGCTGAAGCTGAGATCATTGAAATCATTCAAAAATCTTATCCTGATCATACAATTATCAGTGAAGAACGTGGTGCATTAGAAGGCAAAGACAGTGATATTCAATGGGTGATTGATCCACTAGATGGCACAACCAACTTTGTAAAAGGTTTGCCACATTTCTCTGTTTCTATTGCTATCCGTGTAAAAAACCGTACCGAAGTGGGTGTGGTTTACGATCCTATTCGTAATGAATTATTCACGGCTGTACGTGGTGAAGGCGCAAAATTAAATGAAGTGCGTTTACGTGTAGATAGTCAAAATGAACTTAACGGGGCGATTTTAGCCACCGGTTTCCCATTCAAACAACCAAGCTTGATGCCAACTCAATTTGCTATCATGAATAACTTAATTGATGAAGCAGCAGATTTCCGTCGTACGGGTTCTGCCGCATTAGACCTTTGCTATGTAGCATCCGGTCGCGTTGATGGTTATTTCGAAATGGGTTTAAAACCTTGGGATTGCGCAGCGGGTGATTTAATCGTGCGTGAAGCAGGCGGTTTAGTGTGTGATTTCAATGCGGGTCATGGCTATTTACGCTCAGGCAACATTGTAGCTGCACCAGCGCGTATTTTAAAAGAAATGCTAAATAAAATTCAGCCTTGCCTAACTGAACAAGTGAAGTAA
- the thiQ gene encoding thiamine ABC transporter ATP-binding protein, which translates to MIKLNNVVFNYQSMPMVFDLQIQAQEKIAIIGESGAGKSTLLNLIAGFEYADSGEIWLNDENHTKTAPFERPVSMLFQENNLFTHLSVEENIALGLKPNLALNAEEKALVEQAASAVNLQDFLTRKPTALSGGQKQRVALARCLLRDKPILLLDEPFSALDPKLRIEMQDLMDQLCEEKKLTMLLVTHQPKEIERHIDRVIEIHQGKVI; encoded by the coding sequence ATGATTAAATTAAATAATGTGGTCTTCAATTATCAATCCATGCCGATGGTATTTGATTTACAGATTCAAGCCCAGGAAAAAATCGCCATCATTGGTGAAAGTGGCGCAGGAAAAAGTACCTTGCTGAATTTAATTGCCGGATTTGAATATGCTGATAGTGGCGAGATTTGGCTTAATGATGAAAATCATACCAAAACGGCACCTTTTGAACGCCCCGTTTCCATGCTATTTCAGGAAAACAATCTCTTTACTCATCTTTCCGTAGAAGAGAATATCGCCTTAGGTTTAAAACCGAATTTAGCCTTAAATGCAGAAGAAAAAGCACTTGTAGAACAAGCCGCAAGTGCGGTCAATTTACAGGATTTTTTAACACGAAAACCGACCGCACTTTCAGGTGGACAAAAACAGCGAGTGGCATTGGCACGCTGTTTGCTACGAGATAAACCTATTTTATTATTGGATGAGCCTTTTTCAGCGCTTGATCCTAAACTACGCATTGAAATGCAGGATTTAATGGATCAATTATGTGAAGAAAAAAAACTTACCATGTTACTGGTAACGCATCAACCTAAAGAAATTGAACGGCATATTGATCGAGTGATTGAAATTCATCAAGGCAAAGTGATCTGA
- the recC gene encoding exodeoxyribonuclease V subunit gamma — protein sequence MFVTYYSNQPEIQKDILVSLLENLPQHDPFQSDIVLVQSPGMAQWLQMEIAKKRGVAANFQFPMPSSFIWKLYANNLPNVSTQNPFEKDSTLWRLMRLIPTFLQQKEFEPLKKYLASSPASEQQKLYQLSLKVADLFDQYLVYRPEWIAAWEENSDEKILAQINQQKQGLSALNPTFLSQIKGNIHWQGILWRALVDDVQRDFGGKAKHRAALNQQFLALCHDPNATLNLPERIFIFGIPALPTVYLNIFQGISAKTDVHLFFNNPCQEYWGDLRDLSKSYLLERQRFVQASNDVKPLISAEQVSWEPTDLDYTNQQEELFSGNPLLASWGKMGRDFLYQLVRDEENIQAISRDYYAELPEKTLLGQLQNQILTLSHGALNVAENDRSLVVKSCHSAMREVEVLHDYLLDLFNQNQHKPKEEQITPKDVVVMVADVNQYTPYIQAVFGANSADAPVIPFSISDSKLSESDVIVSSYLSLLNLKESQFGAEEVLALLDIPAIRERFNVALADLEQIREWVKESGIRFGLEKLQNTLNFNAWQAGLERMTLGYAMREEQGVWQDSLGLDSSYGLKGQLVGAVNQFFTALNKWHQDLQKAYNIEKWREKLTALLTDFFVQNEETADTLFYIQDCINAFADDLQSVNFEETLQADVIAEVMSARLEETPNSLRFLAGKVNFCTLLPMRSIPFKVVCLLGMNEADYPRSHTPNSFDLMQYHHQKGDRVRRDDDRYLFLEALLAARSHFYVSYVGSSIIDNQPKEPSVLVSQLIDYINHYSDDGLRIEQHPMTAFSPSNFQSEGKINRSFAKKWLPIAQFQERKCHEFVVPMSENQAPITEIELDRFVSFVENPVKFFFEKQLGVYFRDEDDRIEESENFTLNGLDHYRISNELLHLEEAQFNDYFAKQRVKGIMPRGEFAEVCAQSIRADVLAFKEKIKDYSSPHSESVDFVVETAQGNIRLFGYMEPLFGDENQIIEWRFAKYKDRYRIRPWLYYLIQLATKENALPPRIIAKDKDLTLKTIEKSTALEKLKMYVEAYLQSQQQIQLIPTENIAKFIEKDESAVNFDNVLTNIESLAKDDNYGYRKADPYWARVWGQTEQFKSQDGLLQLVKQTTSWFGEMLS from the coding sequence TTGTTCGTTACTTATTATTCAAACCAACCAGAAATTCAAAAGGATATTTTAGTTTCGCTGTTGGAAAATTTACCGCAACATGATCCGTTTCAATCTGACATTGTGTTGGTGCAAAGTCCGGGTATGGCACAATGGTTGCAAATGGAAATTGCTAAAAAACGCGGCGTTGCAGCGAATTTCCAATTCCCTATGCCTTCCAGTTTTATTTGGAAACTTTACGCCAATAATTTGCCGAATGTTTCCACGCAAAACCCTTTTGAAAAAGATTCAACGTTATGGCGATTAATGCGATTAATCCCTACTTTTTTACAGCAAAAAGAATTTGAACCATTAAAAAAATATTTAGCGTCCTCACCGGCATCAGAACAGCAAAAACTTTATCAATTAAGCCTAAAAGTTGCCGATTTATTTGACCAATATCTCGTCTATCGCCCCGAATGGATTGCTGCATGGGAAGAAAATAGCGATGAAAAAATCTTGGCACAAATTAATCAGCAAAAGCAGGGGCTTTCGGCATTAAATCCTACCTTTCTTTCTCAAATTAAAGGCAATATTCACTGGCAGGGAATTTTATGGCGAGCCTTGGTGGATGATGTCCAACGTGATTTCGGTGGAAAAGCAAAGCATCGTGCTGCACTCAATCAACAATTTTTAGCATTATGTCATGATCCCAATGCGACACTCAACTTACCAGAACGTATTTTTATTTTTGGTATTCCAGCATTGCCAACGGTTTATCTCAATATTTTCCAAGGTATTTCAGCTAAAACAGATGTGCATTTATTCTTTAATAATCCATGCCAAGAATATTGGGGCGATTTGCGAGATCTGAGTAAATCCTATTTATTAGAAAGACAGCGTTTCGTGCAAGCAAGCAACGATGTGAAGCCTTTAATTTCAGCCGAGCAAGTGTCATGGGAACCCACCGATCTTGATTATACCAATCAACAAGAAGAATTGTTCAGCGGGAATCCGCTTTTAGCCTCTTGGGGAAAAATGGGACGAGATTTTCTCTATCAATTAGTGCGTGATGAAGAAAATATTCAAGCCATTTCCCGTGATTACTATGCAGAACTTCCCGAAAAAACATTGTTAGGGCAGCTCCAAAATCAAATTTTGACGTTAAGTCATGGTGCATTAAATGTCGCGGAAAATGACCGCTCTTTGGTCGTGAAATCTTGCCATAGCGCGATGCGAGAAGTTGAAGTGCTGCATGATTATTTATTGGATTTATTCAATCAAAATCAGCATAAGCCAAAAGAAGAACAGATTACACCAAAAGATGTGGTGGTCATGGTGGCCGATGTTAATCAATACACGCCTTATATTCAGGCTGTCTTTGGGGCGAATAGTGCGGACGCACCCGTTATTCCGTTCTCAATTTCTGACAGTAAATTATCTGAAAGTGATGTGATCGTGTCGAGCTATCTTTCCCTGTTAAATTTAAAAGAAAGTCAGTTTGGCGCAGAAGAGGTACTGGCTTTATTGGATATTCCCGCTATTCGTGAACGTTTTAATGTTGCGCTTGCCGATCTCGAACAAATTCGTGAATGGGTGAAAGAGTCGGGCATTCGCTTTGGTTTAGAAAAATTGCAGAATACACTGAATTTTAACGCGTGGCAGGCGGGGCTTGAACGTATGACTTTAGGTTATGCGATGCGTGAAGAGCAAGGAGTTTGGCAAGACAGCCTTGGGCTTGATAGTAGCTATGGATTGAAAGGGCAGTTAGTTGGTGCGGTGAATCAATTTTTTACTGCCTTAAATAAATGGCATCAAGATTTGCAAAAGGCATACAATATTGAAAAATGGCGTGAAAAATTGACCGCGCTTTTGACGGATTTCTTTGTGCAAAATGAAGAAACTGCAGATACCTTATTTTATATTCAAGATTGTATCAATGCCTTTGCCGATGATTTGCAGTCCGTCAATTTTGAAGAAACCTTGCAAGCGGATGTCATTGCGGAAGTGATGTCTGCACGTTTAGAAGAAACACCAAACAGCCTTCGTTTTTTAGCAGGAAAAGTGAATTTCTGCACACTTTTACCAATGCGTTCCATTCCTTTTAAAGTGGTGTGTTTGCTCGGAATGAATGAGGCGGATTACCCACGCAGTCATACGCCAAATAGTTTTGACTTGATGCAATATCATCATCAAAAAGGCGATCGTGTTCGTCGAGATGATGATCGTTACTTATTCCTCGAAGCATTACTGGCCGCAAGATCCCATTTTTATGTGAGTTATGTGGGTTCTTCAATTATTGATAATCAACCTAAAGAACCTTCAGTATTGGTGAGCCAGTTAATTGATTATATTAATCATTATTCAGACGATGGCTTGAGGATTGAACAACATCCAATGACGGCGTTTAGTCCAAGCAATTTCCAAAGTGAAGGGAAAATTAACCGCTCTTTTGCGAAAAAATGGCTACCAATTGCTCAATTCCAAGAAAGAAAATGTCATGAATTTGTTGTGCCGATGAGTGAAAATCAAGCGCCAATAACGGAAATTGAGCTCGATCGTTTTGTGAGTTTTGTTGAAAATCCAGTGAAGTTCTTTTTTGAAAAGCAGCTTGGCGTGTATTTTCGAGATGAGGACGATCGTATTGAAGAAAGTGAAAACTTCACGTTAAATGGTTTGGATCATTATCGCATTAGTAATGAGTTATTGCATTTAGAGGAAGCGCAATTTAACGATTATTTTGCGAAACAGCGAGTGAAAGGCATCATGCCACGAGGCGAGTTTGCAGAAGTCTGTGCGCAATCCATTCGTGCTGATGTATTGGCTTTTAAAGAGAAAATTAAGGACTATTCTTCACCACACAGTGAGAGTGTCGATTTTGTGGTGGAAACGGCACAAGGCAATATTCGCTTATTTGGTTATATGGAGCCATTATTTGGTGATGAAAATCAGATAATCGAATGGCGATTTGCAAAATATAAGGATCGTTATCGTATTCGCCCATGGCTTTATTATCTCATTCAACTGGCGACAAAAGAGAATGCACTGCCACCACGAATTATCGCTAAAGATAAGGATTTAACATTAAAAACAATAGAAAAATCAACCGCACTTGAGAAACTGAAAATGTATGTAGAGGCCTATTTACAAAGCCAGCAACAAATTCAGCTCATTCCAACGGAAAATATAGCGAAGTTTATTGAAAAAGATGAAAGTGCGGTCAATTTTGACAATGTTTTAACGAATATCGAATCCCTAGCGAAAGATGATAACTATGGTTATAGAAAAGCCGATCCTTATTGGGCGAGGGTGTGGGGGCAAACAGAACAATTTAAATCGCAGGATGGTCTTTTACAATTGGTGAAACAAACCACATCTTGGTTTGGAGAAATGTTGTCTTAA
- the bioB gene encoding biotin synthase BioB → MTTTNVVQLSSITPHPSVEYWSVCKVEALFETPFLELVYRAAQVHREHFNPGAIQLSTLMSIKTGGCPEDCGYCPQSARYQTGVQNQQILDIDEIVEKAKIAKARGAGRFCMGAAWRGPKPKDMEKVTAIIRAVKDIGLETCGTFGLLQDGMAEELKDAGLDYYNHNLDTAPENYHNVIGTRRFDDRLSTLGKVRHAGLKVCCGGIVGMNETRKERAGLIASLANLDPQPESVPINQLVKVEGTPMAEAADLDWTEFVRTIAVARITMPKSYVRLSAGRQGMSEEMQAMCFMAGANSIFYGDKLLVTGNPEEDGDQLLMAKLDLEPETEENRKPLDRN, encoded by the coding sequence ATGACCACAACAAATGTAGTACAGCTTTCATCCATTACACCTCACCCCTCAGTAGAGTATTGGTCTGTTTGTAAAGTCGAAGCGCTATTTGAAACACCTTTTTTAGAATTAGTCTATCGTGCGGCTCAAGTGCATCGAGAGCATTTCAACCCTGGCGCGATACAGTTATCGACGTTGATGTCGATTAAGACGGGTGGCTGTCCAGAGGATTGTGGCTATTGTCCTCAATCAGCGCGTTATCAAACAGGTGTACAAAATCAGCAGATCTTGGATATTGATGAAATTGTCGAAAAAGCCAAAATTGCTAAAGCACGTGGTGCAGGACGTTTTTGTATGGGCGCAGCATGGCGTGGTCCTAAGCCTAAAGATATGGAAAAAGTGACGGCGATTATTCGTGCGGTAAAAGATATCGGCTTAGAAACTTGCGGTACCTTTGGGTTGTTGCAAGATGGTATGGCGGAAGAGTTAAAAGATGCGGGATTGGATTATTACAACCATAATCTTGATACGGCACCGGAGAATTATCACAATGTCATTGGCACACGCCGTTTTGATGATCGTTTAAGTACATTAGGAAAAGTACGTCATGCCGGTTTAAAAGTTTGCTGTGGTGGTATTGTGGGTATGAATGAAACCCGTAAAGAGCGAGCAGGCCTCATTGCAAGTTTGGCAAATCTTGATCCGCAGCCTGAGTCAGTGCCGATTAACCAATTAGTAAAAGTGGAAGGCACACCAATGGCAGAAGCGGCTGATTTAGATTGGACGGAGTTTGTTCGTACTATTGCGGTGGCGCGTATTACCATGCCGAAAAGTTATGTTCGTCTTTCTGCAGGTCGTCAAGGTATGAGTGAAGAAATGCAAGCCATGTGCTTTATGGCTGGTGCGAATTCCATTTTCTATGGGGATAAATTATTAGTAACAGGCAACCCAGAAGAAGATGGCGATCAACTTCTTATGGCAAAATTAGATCTAGAGCCAGAAACGGAAGAAAATAGAAAACCACTCGACAGAAATTAG
- a CDS encoding DUF2572 family protein, protein MMMKKGIVTLTALILLSGLLALILLFDEQLFAFFRSQMSQRKYYVEQGLALQKISLQQQTHICQNLPLNGAEKVKQVFFESNGAEDKVAYSVWCKRAELFKKSPTKGINENMLRDFISSEKQADFQPHFVKVDTTLTVQKTPQVYWITQSQLEIKGNVSGILLAEGDLTLTGKGRISGAVITGGSLKLEDGVTVAYGKAVVTKLVQEYSQWRLVDKSWSDLSAQD, encoded by the coding sequence ATGATGATGAAAAAAGGGATTGTGACACTGACGGCACTGATTTTACTTTCAGGCTTATTGGCGCTGATCTTATTATTTGATGAACAGCTCTTTGCGTTTTTTCGATCTCAAATGAGTCAGCGAAAATATTATGTAGAACAAGGCCTGGCGTTACAGAAAATCAGTCTGCAGCAACAAACTCACATTTGCCAAAACTTGCCTTTAAATGGTGCTGAGAAAGTGAAACAAGTCTTTTTCGAGTCTAATGGGGCAGAGGATAAAGTGGCCTATTCTGTTTGGTGTAAACGTGCAGAGTTATTTAAGAAATCGCCCACAAAAGGCATTAATGAAAATATGCTGCGGGATTTTATTTCCAGCGAAAAACAAGCTGATTTTCAACCGCACTTTGTGAAAGTAGATACTACTTTAACTGTTCAAAAAACACCGCAAGTATATTGGATAACACAAAGCCAATTAGAAATTAAAGGGAATGTGAGTGGCATTTTGTTAGCAGAAGGAGATTTAACTTTAACAGGTAAAGGGCGAATAAGTGGTGCGGTGATTACAGGTGGTTCGCTTAAGTTAGAAGATGGCGTGACGGTGGCTTACGGTAAAGCCGTGGTGACAAAACTCGTACAAGAATATAGCCAATGGCGTTTGGTGGATAAAAGTTGGAGTGATTTAAGTGCACAAGATTAA
- a CDS encoding PulJ/GspJ family protein, producing MKPLKGETLVSLLISLGLSALLLLLVAQFYAQTQQQNQRLMLQLKLQAELQRTIQLIGKDLRRVGFRGANQKLIEDNLVLFELDEKGTAITIAQADNAPSNSCVLFFYDLNSNGCIGEKYTKNTCVNGVKNVAKNIEKELFGYKLNGKMIETKQTYKNAVNADCRSAECQRALAQSTCNAGGGWTDLLDEKEFEISQLRFDWLKAGKGIEIKLTGHLAAYKHIQYETSLVVPLLNQEE from the coding sequence ATGAAACCATTAAAAGGTGAAACATTGGTGAGCTTATTGATTTCACTTGGCTTATCCGCTTTATTATTGTTATTGGTTGCACAATTTTATGCCCAAACTCAACAGCAAAATCAGCGTTTAATGTTACAACTCAAACTACAAGCAGAATTACAACGCACAATTCAACTCATCGGGAAAGATTTGCGTCGCGTAGGCTTTCGGGGCGCAAACCAAAAACTCATCGAGGATAATCTGGTTTTATTTGAATTGGATGAAAAGGGCACTGCAATAACCATTGCTCAAGCTGATAATGCCCCGTCAAATAGTTGTGTTTTGTTTTTTTATGATTTGAATAGCAATGGTTGTATTGGTGAAAAATACACAAAAAATACCTGCGTAAATGGCGTTAAAAATGTGGCGAAAAATATCGAAAAAGAGCTATTTGGTTACAAACTTAACGGCAAAATGATCGAAACCAAACAAACCTACAAAAATGCAGTAAATGCAGATTGTCGCTCAGCAGAGTGTCAGCGAGCCTTAGCGCAATCTACTTGTAACGCTGGTGGTGGATGGACTGATTTATTGGATGAAAAAGAGTTTGAGATTTCTCAATTACGTTTTGATTGGTTAAAGGCAGGGAAAGGGATTGAAATTAAACTCACAGGGCATCTTGCCGCATATAAGCATATTCAATATGAAACTTCGCTTGTAGTGCCTTTATTAAATCAAGAAGAATGA
- a CDS encoding DUF5374 domain-containing protein: MSLLLALSIFSGLFLIFNRWTSEQRKSAVRIFQEFQAIQIAENQAQRQFLGLSCENSVEQNGIQFAIQCSHHQVNIRYPQGEFLLKTE; encoded by the coding sequence ATGTCCCTTTTATTAGCCTTATCGATTTTCAGTGGGTTATTTTTGATCTTTAATCGATGGACGAGTGAGCAACGGAAAAGTGCGGTCAGAATTTTTCAAGAATTTCAGGCGATTCAAATTGCTGAAAATCAGGCTCAACGTCAGTTTTTAGGCTTGTCTTGTGAAAATAGCGTAGAACAAAATGGTATTCAATTTGCAATTCAATGCAGTCATCATCAAGTGAATATACGCTATCCTCAAGGTGAATTTTTATTGAAAACCGAGTAA
- the thiP gene encoding thiamine/thiamine pyrophosphate ABC transporter permease ThiP: protein MSLLQHPHFRPRHYLGGSAVIFFIVLLYGFSLSAVFSVGSDYALSDFLKDDYLHQVITFSVGQAFLSALLSSVIGTLFARAFFYLDFKGKSLILRIFSLTFVLPALLAIFGLIGIYGSAGWLTQLLQILGISWKPSIYGLSGILIAHLFFNIPLAARMSLQALQSVPTEQHQLAAQLNIKGFTFFRLIEWPYLKSQIVSAFVLIFMLCFTSFTIVLALGGGPQNSTLEVAIYQAIFFEFDLPKAALFALVQFTFCFALFSLSQYWAKAPETQISQRYRWVLPSSSAVKFGHVFVLFSVCLFILSPLFNIVFQGLSATQLFGYWQNPQLWKALAYSLTMAPTAGILSVLFGFFLLLLSRQLQWLYHPKLAHLILTGGMMILAIPTIVLAVGLFLWLQDIDFSAGHLFVVVSVCNALAALPFVIKILNTPMNQSMQYYEKLCLSLNITGWQRFRLIEYPLLKAPLKYALALATTLSLGDFTAIALFGSPDFTSLPHLLYQQIGQYRSQEAAVTALILLGLCLGLFMFIEGQKEQND, encoded by the coding sequence ATGAGCTTATTGCAACATCCGCATTTTCGTCCTCGCCATTATTTGGGCGGAAGTGCGGTCATTTTTTTCATTGTTTTACTCTATGGATTTTCACTTTCTGCGGTTTTTTCAGTAGGAAGTGATTATGCCTTATCTGATTTTTTAAAAGACGATTATCTGCATCAAGTCATTACCTTTAGTGTCGGGCAGGCATTCTTATCAGCATTGCTTTCTAGCGTAATTGGAACTTTATTTGCGCGTGCTTTTTTCTATTTAGATTTCAAAGGTAAATCGCTCATTTTACGCATTTTTTCCCTCACATTTGTTTTGCCGGCATTATTGGCTATTTTCGGTCTAATTGGTATTTATGGCTCGGCCGGTTGGCTAACACAACTGCTGCAAATCTTAGGCATTTCGTGGAAACCCTCCATTTATGGTTTAAGTGGGATTCTCATTGCTCATTTATTTTTTAATATTCCTCTAGCGGCACGAATGAGTTTGCAAGCTTTGCAAAGTGTACCGACTGAACAGCACCAACTTGCGGCACAATTAAATATCAAAGGTTTCACATTTTTCCGTTTAATTGAATGGCCTTATTTGAAAAGCCAAATAGTCTCTGCCTTTGTGCTGATTTTTATGCTGTGTTTCACCAGTTTTACGATAGTGTTGGCACTGGGTGGCGGGCCACAAAATAGCACGCTAGAAGTTGCGATTTACCAAGCTATTTTCTTTGAATTTGATTTACCCAAAGCCGCACTTTTTGCGCTTGTACAATTTACGTTTTGTTTTGCTTTATTTTCACTTTCACAATATTGGGCAAAAGCACCTGAAACGCAGATTTCGCAACGTTACCGCTGGGTTTTGCCTTCTTCAAGTGCGGTCAAATTTGGACATGTTTTTGTCTTATTCTCTGTGTGCTTATTTATTTTAAGTCCCTTATTCAATATTGTTTTTCAAGGTTTATCTGCAACTCAATTATTTGGCTATTGGCAAAATCCACAATTATGGAAGGCGCTTGCTTATTCATTAACCATGGCACCGACAGCCGGGATTTTATCGGTATTATTTGGATTTTTCTTATTATTGCTTTCACGGCAACTACAATGGTTATATCACCCCAAATTAGCCCATTTAATTTTAACGGGGGGCATGATGATTTTAGCCATTCCGACGATTGTCTTAGCAGTCGGCTTATTCCTTTGGTTGCAAGATATTGATTTTTCAGCAGGGCATTTGTTTGTAGTGGTATCGGTTTGTAACGCCTTGGCTGCCTTGCCATTTGTTATCAAAATTCTCAATACACCAATGAATCAATCGATGCAATATTATGAAAAACTCTGTTTATCGCTGAATATTACAGGTTGGCAACGTTTTCGTTTAATTGAATATCCACTGCTAAAAGCCCCATTGAAATATGCCTTGGCGCTTGCGACGACCTTATCACTCGGCGATTTTACGGCGATAGCCTTGTTTGGTAGCCCTGATTTTACTTCTTTGCCTCATTTGCTTTATCAACAAATCGGGCAATATCGAAGCCAAGAAGCGGCAGTGACGGCATTGATTTTGTTGGGCTTATGTTTAGGGTTATTTATGTTTATTGAAGGGCAGAAGGAACAGAATGATTAA
- a CDS encoding prepilin-type cleavage/methylation domain-containing protein, whose protein sequence is MYKGITLLETLIVLFILSLTLAFALPKWQKNDPKYFLEKEQQRLYFFLRDIQARAENSSAIWFILANQDRANQRWCITAQVKNDHFCDCFHPQNCPKNLYAHFYYPYFEGKTMLIGPKLYPSEVAVKFNGARNTMETNCFMLQAEEHRTLFSFFNVGSIKLKSDQAASACTR, encoded by the coding sequence ATGTATAAAGGGATAACCTTATTAGAAACCTTGATTGTATTATTTATTTTAAGCTTAACGTTGGCGTTTGCATTGCCTAAATGGCAGAAAAACGATCCCAAATATTTTCTCGAAAAAGAGCAACAACGGCTTTATTTTTTCTTACGTGATATCCAAGCGAGGGCAGAAAATTCATCAGCGATTTGGTTTATTTTGGCCAATCAAGATAGGGCGAATCAACGTTGGTGTATTACTGCTCAAGTAAAAAACGATCATTTTTGTGATTGTTTTCATCCCCAGAATTGTCCTAAAAACCTTTATGCACATTTTTACTATCCTTATTTTGAAGGAAAAACGATGCTTATAGGCCCTAAATTATATCCGTCAGAAGTGGCGGTGAAATTTAATGGGGCCAGAAATACCATGGAAACGAATTGTTTTATGTTACAGGCGGAAGAGCATCGTACATTGTTCTCTTTTTTCAATGTTGGCAGTATCAAATTAAAGTCTGATCAAGCGGCGAGTGCATGTACAAGATGA